The proteins below are encoded in one region of Rana temporaria chromosome 2, aRanTem1.1, whole genome shotgun sequence:
- the LOC120928987 gene encoding protein ALP1-like, which produces MDLGNYYQNVTSFVMLYYVWRKKSLTRKMSARGRRYWAHPMLLKRPSEGFFALQYADLRRYPPKFFNFTRMTIPTFDYLLEKLHPRLYRTNTDMRLAVPPEERLLITLRFLASGVSYTSLSHFFLLGISTISVIVHETCEAIWEELRSSAMPVPDATMWQEIATGFWKKTQFPNCVGALDGKHVRIQMPPGSGSQFFNYKKYFSLVLMAICDSNYKFIAVDIGAYGSNADARVFSSSVMGRRILEGHFNFPADQPLPSTVGPDLPHVLVADEAFGLSHHLLRPYARQNLTTPKKIFNYRLSRARRLIECTFGILSGKWRIFHSAIQLSVENAQLAIQACCVLHNVIREKEGISVEEEDEVDLPSVRFSGLRPNNSAITMRDNFTNFFMSPEGEVPWQYQYV; this is translated from the exons ATGGATTTGGGGAATTATTATCAGAATGTGACATCATTTGTCATGCtgtactatgtgtggagaaaaaaaagcttGACCAGGAAGATGTCTGCTAGGGGACGCAGGTACTGGGCACATCCCATGCTCCTCAAAAGGCCAAGTGAGGGTTTCTTTGCGCTGCAATATGCAGATTTGCGACGTTACCCtcctaaattttttaatttcactaGAATGACGATCCCAACGTTTGATTATTTGCTTGAAAAGTTACATCCCAGACTATACCGGACAAACACAGACATGCGACTTGCTGTGCCTCCAGAGGAGCGACTTCTCATTACCCTCAG GTTTCTTGCATCTGGAGTGTCTTATACGTcactaagccatttttttttattgggaatatCAACCATATCAGTGATAGTGCATGAGACCTGCGAAGCAATATGGGAGGAGCTTCGTTCTTCTGCAATGCCGGTTCCTGATGCTACCATGTGGCAGGAAATTGCGACTGGCTTTTGGAAAAAAACTCAATTCCCCAATTGTGTTGGAGCTCTGGATGGGAAACATGTCAGAATCCAGATGCCACCAGGATCTGGCTCGCAATTtttcaattataaaaaatatttttcactaGTGCTAATGGCAATTTGCGACAGTAACTACAAATTTATAGCCGTTGATATAGGAGCCTATGGATCGAATGCCGACGCAAGAGTATTTTCATCATCAGTAATGGGGAGAAGAATACTGGAGGGACACTTTAATTTCCCAGCAGATCAACCACTACCATCAACTGTAGGACCAGATTTGCCACATGTTCTAGTTGCTGATGAGGCATTTGGACTTTCTCATCATCTTTTAAGGCCTTATGCCAGGCAGAATTTAACGACCCCAAAGAAAATTTTCAACTACCGCTTGAGTCGTGCAAGGCGCCTTATTGAATGCACCTTTGGCATTTTGAGCGGCAAATGGCGCATATTTCATAGCGCTATACAACTTAGCGTGGAGAATGCCCAACTGGCAATCCAAgcctgctgtgtcctccacaaTGTCATCCGCGAGAAGGAAGGGATTTCTgttgaggaagaggacgaggtagACCTACCATCTGTGCGCTTTTCCGGACTGCGACCCAACAATTCAGCCATTACCATGCGTGACAATTTTACTAATTTTTTTATGTCCCCAGAAGGAGAGGTTCCGTGGCAGTATCAGTATGTGTAA
- the LOC120928988 gene encoding uncharacterized protein LOC120928988 — MSRSGAGASKYKKGAFFEMLDFLRNVMSLRSTATNISETEEETDIEFSQPDPMGETGVTESEAAEDATRAARPIPPTPSVPIRSVGSTVRKRPQKNKLDNAMLSFMEEMKARRPDSNDPFLDPNNEDALFLRSQYHLLQKMNPDRKLDMRLAIGQYIGTCLKASMSGDPVPQVISPPQRQFYPDHPPPAPYTHRFQPSPIPHHYRAPASTAQNFPVPPQAPNYDPSPSQGTSRSDSSLFPTPYYQDL; from the exons ATGTCCCGCAGTGGAGCTGGAGCCTCCAAGTACAAAAAGGGTGCATTTTTTGAAATGCTGGATTTCCTGCGCAACGTGATGAGCCTAAGAAG TACAGCCACTAACATCAGTGAAACGGAGGAGGAAACAGATATTGAATTTTCGCAGCCAGATCCCATGGGAGAAACTGGAGTGACAGAAAGTGAGGCAGCTGAAGATGCCACTAGAGCTGCAAGACCGATTCCACCAACCCCAAGTGTGCCT ATTCGTTCAGTTGGTTCAACTGTGAGAAAGCgtccacaaaaaaacaaattagaTAACGCCATGCTGAGCTTCATGGAGGAGATGAAAGCAAGAAGACCTGACTCCAACGATCCTTTTTTGGACCCTAACAACGAGGACGCTTTATTCCTAAGAAGCCAGTACCACCTGCTACAAAAAATGAATCCGGATCGAAAACTAGATATGCGCCTGGCAATTGGCCAGTATATCGGTACTTGTCTGAAGGCTTCTATGTCAGGAGACCCTGTGCCCCAAGTTATCTCCCCTCCCCAACGCCAATTCTACCCCGATCACCCACCACCAGCTCCCTACACTCACCGATTCCAACCCAGCCCTATACCCCATCATTACCGTGCCCCTGCCTCCACTGCCCAAAATTTTCCAGTCCCACCCCAGGCACCCAACTATGATCCCTCTCCTTCCCAGGGGACTTCACGATCTGATTCCTCCCTTTTCCCCACCCCTTATTATCAAGatctataa